The Leptolyngbya subtilissima AS-A7 genome includes a region encoding these proteins:
- a CDS encoding sugar transferase encodes MDCHRAVPAVMQQRPRYRQDLRAPRRLRLQLRDAFTGPGRRGLVLLATDILSLGLSWHIARSLNQFFSPIPAQLVWWTWLGLPSPFWVLVACAVGLFAYGGLYDTNSQGQKHLRAGKLLSLVYLSALVLMYFYDPKLDLPRSLFFSAWLSGVGLVVGLRLVATLLLRPLTQAKVPSSVFLIAPAPRLKRLADVLSQRAKVPVIGAALATTANSATTYQAILASGATLVLAESIPSADLASELYWKLRRAGIAMQLLPTSRDMLYRRGTPETVAGLPTLRLDAPLMGGWDYRFKRWMDYLGAGLGVIALGPVLLGIALAIRLDSTGPIFFRQERVGLHGNIFQVWKFRTMVVDAPRLQAELEQHNESADGVLFKVKHDPRITRVGRLLRRTSLDELPQLFNVLCGQMSLVGPRPLPVRDVAKFDGWHNIRHQVLPGVTGLWQISGRSDIDTFDDVARLDLHYIDNWSLNLDLEILTATLGIVLWGKGAY; translated from the coding sequence ATGGATTGTCATCGTGCCGTACCCGCCGTGATGCAACAGCGGCCCCGCTACCGTCAAGATCTTCGCGCCCCCCGCAGGCTCAGGCTTCAGCTGCGCGACGCCTTTACTGGGCCTGGGCGGCGGGGGCTGGTGCTTCTGGCTACGGATATTCTTTCCCTAGGGCTGTCGTGGCACATTGCGCGATCGCTCAATCAGTTTTTCTCCCCAATTCCGGCCCAGCTCGTATGGTGGACCTGGCTGGGGCTGCCCAGTCCGTTTTGGGTGCTGGTGGCCTGTGCTGTGGGGCTATTTGCCTACGGCGGCCTCTACGACACTAATTCCCAGGGGCAAAAGCACCTGCGGGCAGGCAAGCTGCTCAGCCTGGTGTACCTGAGCGCGCTGGTGTTGATGTACTTCTACGACCCCAAGCTGGATTTGCCGCGATCGCTCTTTTTCTCGGCTTGGCTCAGCGGGGTGGGGCTGGTGGTGGGGCTACGGCTAGTGGCAACGCTGCTGCTGCGCCCCCTCACTCAGGCCAAGGTGCCCTCCTCAGTCTTTTTGATTGCCCCAGCCCCCCGGCTCAAGCGCCTGGCTGACGTGCTCTCTCAGCGGGCCAAGGTGCCGGTCATTGGGGCAGCCCTGGCTACTACTGCCAATTCTGCCACCACCTATCAGGCGATTTTGGCCTCCGGGGCCACCCTGGTGCTGGCCGAAAGCATTCCCTCCGCCGACCTAGCTTCTGAGCTGTACTGGAAGCTGCGGCGGGCGGGTATCGCCATGCAGCTGCTCCCCACCAGCCGCGACATGCTCTATCGCCGGGGCACCCCCGAAACTGTGGCTGGCCTTCCCACCCTACGCCTTGATGCCCCCCTGATGGGCGGCTGGGACTACCGCTTCAAGCGCTGGATGGATTACCTGGGGGCAGGCCTAGGCGTGATCGCCCTGGGGCCGGTGCTGCTGGGCATCGCTTTGGCCATTCGCCTCGACTCAACTGGACCGATATTCTTTCGTCAGGAGCGGGTGGGTCTGCACGGCAACATCTTCCAGGTGTGGAAGTTTCGCACCATGGTGGTCGATGCGCCTCGGCTTCAGGCCGAGCTAGAGCAGCACAACGAGTCGGCGGATGGGGTGCTGTTCAAGGTCAAGCACGATCCGCGCATTACGCGGGTAGGTCGCTTGCTGCGTCGCACTAGTCTTGATGAGTTACCCCAGTTGTTTAACGTGCTCTGCGGCCAGATGAGCTTGGTGGGGCCGCGCCCGTTGCCGGTGCGCGATGTGGCCAAGTTCGACGGTTGGCACAACATTCGTCATCAGGTGCTGCCGGGGGTGACGGGGCTATGGCAAATTTCGGGTCGTTCTGACATCGACACTTTTGACGATGTGGCCCGCCTTGACTTGCACTACATCGACAACTGGTCGCTGAATTTGGATCTAGAAATTCTCACCGCCACCCTAGGAATTGTGCTCTGGGGCAAGGGGGCCTATTGA